A single region of the Penaeus monodon isolate SGIC_2016 chromosome 18, NSTDA_Pmon_1, whole genome shotgun sequence genome encodes:
- the LOC119584721 gene encoding uncharacterized protein LOC119584721 — protein sequence MEAAGKSEKDSSLEGGFNLGLLTFERICRTLRVSGESPGGTSQASQEVVYWNVRNRRRKDNTSLFFSQKGECQTDVDSCDQTKLLTYYPTGPAAPHVVGPPLVDASRLERPDRPSGQALPANGSIFDCSPIAQSDLVLSERSIAPGAANHPDVCPTSTATTAQYTQQHSIHLQQQPQQHQCIQLQQLLRHQCHQQLPQPQAPPNLIQNHRQHQLQYPNFVQHSNHTYQLSPLTQPGAQHHSVADPAGGSSLPEARPPATATTTYATLNPRDLAGFGDLMAGSGSARSYATVAPRRQRPPTSRSSTLQRNATICTSEMEPGVVVAVGVAEESAAGSWSSDGSQKENQTTAEADRAPAASATPRGLVRRASLFADFSWQSPPQAHCPSDPASSADGPDGSVEASKS from the exons ATGGAGGCGGCCGGGAAGTCTGAAAAGgattcctctctggaaggaggATTCAATCTGGGATTACTCACTTTCGAGAGGATTTGCAGGACTCTCCGTGTGTCTGGGGAGAGTCCGGGGGGGACGAGTCAGGCGAGTCAGGAAGTTGTGTATTGGAACGTCAGGAATAGGCGGAGAAAA GACAACACATCACTTTTCTTTTCCCAGAAGGGCGAGTGCCAGACGGACGTGGACAGCTGCGACCAGACCAAACTGCTGACTTACTACCCGACGGGCCCAGCGGCCCCACATGTGGTGGGGCCCCCGCTGGTCGACGCCTCTCGTCTCGAGCGACCGGACAGGCCGTCTGGCCAAGCCCTCCCGGCCAACGGGTCCATCTTCGACTGCAGCCCCATCGCGCAGAGCGATCTCGTGCTGTCCGAAAGGTCCATCGCCCCGGGTGCTGCCAACCACCCTGACGTGTGTCCGACCAGCACAGCCACGACCGCCCAGTACACTCAGCAACACAGCATTCATCTTCAGCAACAACCTCAGCAACATCAGTGCATTCAGTTGCAACAGCTTCTCCGCCATCAGTGCCACCAGCAGCTCCCCCAGCCGCAGGCGCCACCGAATCTCATACAAAACCACAGACAGCACCAACTGCAGTACCCGAACTTCGTCCAGCACTCGAACCACACATACCAGCTGAGCCCCCTCACGCAGCCCGGCGCTCAGCACCATTCCGTGGCGGACCCCGCCGGTGGCAGCAGTCTACCCGAGGCTCGCCCACCGGCGACCGCGACCACCACCTACGCTACGCTCAACCCGAGAGACTTGGCTGGCTTCGGGGACCTTATGGCCGGCTCAG GTTCGGCTCGCAGCTACGCCACCGTGGCCCCTCGCAGACAGCGGCCCCCGACGTCGAGGTCATCGACCCTGCAGCGGAATGCAACCATTTGCACCTCCGAGATGGAACCAGGTGTGGTGGTGGCCGTCGGGGTGGCCGAAGAGAGCGCTGCAGGGAGCTGGTCCTCGGACGGAAGCCAAAAGGAGAACCAGACGACAGCCGAGGCCGATCGCGCCCCCGCCGCGTCTGCAACCCCCCGGGGGCTGGTGAGGAGAGCGAGCCTCTTCGCGGACTTCTCGTGGCAGTCGCCACCCCAGGCGCACTGTCCCTCGGACCCGGCGTCTTCCGCAGACGGCCCTGACGGCTCAGTCGAGGCCTCCAAAAGCTAA